One Brassica napus cultivar Da-Ae chromosome C2, Da-Ae, whole genome shotgun sequence DNA window includes the following coding sequences:
- the LOC125575062 gene encoding SMR domain-containing protein At5g58720-like isoform X4 has protein sequence MKHKSQQQKRKKKRSSGGGAAASDGNKKDVEEEERKDVGGESEKVEKQNIDSLMEAFCSVSVEEATAAYREAGGDLNRAADVLSNLVDDDPSTISVASGSSGQETGSTSEYGAGSSSSCGEDLTRERWFKGGKQNRVIAATGMVSSVIAKDYLKKKEFPLAERSYEVCGNGKKAGDREKAEQFLSSMLGDDCELSMAVVRDVLCQCGYDVDMALNVLLDMSSSSTDDSLSGRCSGIGFSDSPAESSFDIDTSESEPSFWGGYSQRDYSKALMSSADPFATSQGSSADPFATSYGSSDSEPCLPQKVLESLFNIPRSPKHEPKAMNWRNVAKKMQSLGSIDGSSSSGEGSQPNTLVKDDGYHELRKGANDQWNVTKSYYQKAAEAYSKGGRAHAAYLSEKGRAASKLAQRADERASKDIFVARLAVLRHYGSNADTLSPFILLWTKPSLHLYKCRNKGIENVITIDLHGQHVKQAMKLLKMHLLLGSYVPSIQTLRVITGCGSHGFGKSKVKQSVTNLLEREGVRYCEENKGTLLIKLEGCSREFSFLDTESDSE, from the exons ATGAAGCACAAGAGCCAGCagcagaagaggaagaagaagaggtctTCCGGCGGTGGAGCGGCGGCGTCAGACGGGAACAAAAAAGAcgtggaggaagaagagaggaagGACGTTGGAGGAGAATCAGAAAAAGTCGAAAAGCAAAATATCGATTCGTTGATGGAAGCCTTCTGCTCCGTTTCGGTGGAGGAAGCGACGGCTGCTTATAGAGAAGCGGGAGGAGATCTGAACAGAGCAGCGGACGTTTTGTCGAATCTGGTGGATGATGATCCGTCCACGATCTCGGTCGCGAGCGGGTCCTCGGGTCAGGAGACCGGGTCTACCTCTGAGTACGGGGCTGGGTCAAGCTCGAGCTGCGGGGAGGATTTGACGAGAGAGAGGTGGTTTAAGGGAGGGAAGCAGAATAGAGTTATTGCTGCCACGGGGATGGTGTCTTCTGTGATTGCAAAGGATtacttgaagaagaaagagtttCCTTTGGCTGAAAGGTCTTATGAGGTTTGTGGGAACGGGAAGAAAGCTGGGGATAGAGAGAAAGCTGAACAGTTTCTGAGTTCAATGCTTGGAGATGATTGTGAGCTTAGCATGGCTGTTGTTAGAGATGTCCTCT gtcaATGTGGCTACGATGTTGACATG GCCTTGAATGTCTTGCTTGACATGTCTTCTTCATCAACTGATGATTCTCTAAGTGGTAGATGTTCCGGCATAGGATTCAGCGATAGT CCGGCCGAGTCATCATTTGATATTGATACTTCCGAAAGTGAACCAAGTTTCTGGGGAGGCTATAGTCAAAG GGATTACTCGAAAGCTCTCATGAGTTCTGCAGATCCTTTTGCAACTAGCCAAGGAAGTTCTGCAGATCCTTTTGCTACTAGCTACGGAAGTTCTGATTCTGAGCCTTGTCTTCCTCAAAAGGTGTTGGAGTCTCTGTTCAACATTCCCCGGAGTCCTAAACACGAACCAAAGGCGATGAATTGGAGAAATGTCGCAAAGAAAATGCAATCACTTGGTAGCATTGATGGTTCTTCTTCTAGTGGAGAAGGGTCTCAGCCTAATACTTTAG TGAAGGATGATGGATATCATGAACTTAGAAAAGGTGCAAATGACCAGTGGAATGTGACTAAGTCCTACTATCAAAAA GCTGCAGAAGCATATTCGAAAGGAGGGAGGGCTCATGCGGCTTACCTTTCTGAGAAG GGGAGAGCAGCATCTAAACTAGCTCAACGGGCAGATGAGAGGGCAAGCAAAGATATATTCGTTGCGAGGTTAGCTGTTTTAAGGCATTATGGGAGTAATGCTGATACGCTTTCACCTTTCATCTTGTTGTGGACTAAGCCATCGTTGCATCTATATAAATGCAGAAACAAGGGCATAGAGAATGTGATAACCATTGATCTGCATGGTCAGCACGTTAAACAAGCAATGAAGCTCTTGAAGATGCATCTCTTACTCGGATCATATGTCCCTT CCATCCAGACACTACGAGTGATCACAGGATGTGGGTCTCATGGGTTTGGGAAGTCAAAAGTGAAACAATCG GTGACAAACCTGCTAGAAAGGGAAGGAGTTAGGTATTGTGAAGAGAACAAAGGGACATTGCTGATCAAGCTTGAGGGATGTAGTAGAGAGTTCAGTTTCTTAGACACAGAGAGTGACTCTGAGTaa
- the LOC125575062 gene encoding SMR domain-containing protein At5g58720-like isoform X7: MKHKSQQQKRKKKRSSGGGAAASDGNKKDVEEEERKDVGGESEKVEKQNIDSLMEAFCSVSVEEATAAYREAGGDLNRAADVLSNLVDDDPSTISVASGSSGQETGSTSEYGAGSSSSCGEDLTRERWFKGGKQNRVIAATGMVSSVIAKDYLKKKEFPLAERSYEVCGNGKKAGDREKAEQFLSSMLGDDCELSMAVVRDVLCQCGYDVDMALNVLLDMSSSSTDDSLSGRCSGIGFSDSPAESSFDIDTSESEPSFWGGYSQRDYSKALMSSADPFATSQGSSADPFATSYGSSDSEPCLPQKVLESLFNIPRSPKHEPKAMNWRNVAKKMQSLGSIDGSSSSGEGSQPNTLVKDDGYHELRKGANDQWNVTKSYYQKAAEAYSKGGRAHAAYLSEKGRAASKLAQRADERASKDIFVARNKGIENVITIDLHGQHVKQAMKLLKMHLLLGSYVPSIQTLRVITGCGSHGFGKSKVKQSVTNLLEREGVRYCEENKGTLLIKLEGCSREFSFLDTESDSE; this comes from the exons ATGAAGCACAAGAGCCAGCagcagaagaggaagaagaagaggtctTCCGGCGGTGGAGCGGCGGCGTCAGACGGGAACAAAAAAGAcgtggaggaagaagagaggaagGACGTTGGAGGAGAATCAGAAAAAGTCGAAAAGCAAAATATCGATTCGTTGATGGAAGCCTTCTGCTCCGTTTCGGTGGAGGAAGCGACGGCTGCTTATAGAGAAGCGGGAGGAGATCTGAACAGAGCAGCGGACGTTTTGTCGAATCTGGTGGATGATGATCCGTCCACGATCTCGGTCGCGAGCGGGTCCTCGGGTCAGGAGACCGGGTCTACCTCTGAGTACGGGGCTGGGTCAAGCTCGAGCTGCGGGGAGGATTTGACGAGAGAGAGGTGGTTTAAGGGAGGGAAGCAGAATAGAGTTATTGCTGCCACGGGGATGGTGTCTTCTGTGATTGCAAAGGATtacttgaagaagaaagagtttCCTTTGGCTGAAAGGTCTTATGAGGTTTGTGGGAACGGGAAGAAAGCTGGGGATAGAGAGAAAGCTGAACAGTTTCTGAGTTCAATGCTTGGAGATGATTGTGAGCTTAGCATGGCTGTTGTTAGAGATGTCCTCT gtcaATGTGGCTACGATGTTGACATG GCCTTGAATGTCTTGCTTGACATGTCTTCTTCATCAACTGATGATTCTCTAAGTGGTAGATGTTCCGGCATAGGATTCAGCGATAGT CCGGCCGAGTCATCATTTGATATTGATACTTCCGAAAGTGAACCAAGTTTCTGGGGAGGCTATAGTCAAAG GGATTACTCGAAAGCTCTCATGAGTTCTGCAGATCCTTTTGCAACTAGCCAAGGAAGTTCTGCAGATCCTTTTGCTACTAGCTACGGAAGTTCTGATTCTGAGCCTTGTCTTCCTCAAAAGGTGTTGGAGTCTCTGTTCAACATTCCCCGGAGTCCTAAACACGAACCAAAGGCGATGAATTGGAGAAATGTCGCAAAGAAAATGCAATCACTTGGTAGCATTGATGGTTCTTCTTCTAGTGGAGAAGGGTCTCAGCCTAATACTTTAG TGAAGGATGATGGATATCATGAACTTAGAAAAGGTGCAAATGACCAGTGGAATGTGACTAAGTCCTACTATCAAAAA GCTGCAGAAGCATATTCGAAAGGAGGGAGGGCTCATGCGGCTTACCTTTCTGAGAAG GGGAGAGCAGCATCTAAACTAGCTCAACGGGCAGATGAGAGGGCAAGCAAAGATATATTCGTTGCGAG AAACAAGGGCATAGAGAATGTGATAACCATTGATCTGCATGGTCAGCACGTTAAACAAGCAATGAAGCTCTTGAAGATGCATCTCTTACTCGGATCATATGTCCCTT CCATCCAGACACTACGAGTGATCACAGGATGTGGGTCTCATGGGTTTGGGAAGTCAAAAGTGAAACAATCG GTGACAAACCTGCTAGAAAGGGAAGGAGTTAGGTATTGTGAAGAGAACAAAGGGACATTGCTGATCAAGCTTGAGGGATGTAGTAGAGAGTTCAGTTTCTTAGACACAGAGAGTGACTCTGAGTaa
- the LOC125575062 gene encoding SMR domain-containing protein At5g58720-like isoform X8, with amino-acid sequence MKHKSQQQKRKKKRSSGGGAAASDGNKKDVEEEERKDVGGESEKVEKQNIDSLMEAFCSVSVEEATAAYREAGGDLNRAADVLSNLVDDDPSTISVASGSSGQETGSTSEYGAGSSSSCGEDLTRERWFKGGKQNRVIAATGMVSSVIAKDYLKKKEFPLAERSYEVCGNGKKAGDREKAEQFLSSMLGDDCELSMAVVRDVLCQCGYDVDMALNVLLDMSSSSTDDSLSGRCSGIGFSDSQPAESSFDIDTSESEPSFWGGYSQRDYSKALMSSADPFATSQGSSADPFATSYGSSDSEPCLPQKVLESLFNIPRSPKHEPKAMNWRNVAKKMQSLGSIDGSSSSGEGSQPNTLVKDDGYHELRKGANDQWNVTKSYYQKVSFTCFHISSNGGRLNKTPSNEFVTWSKAAEAYSKGGRAHAAYLSEKGRAASKLAQRADERASKDIFVARNKGIENVITIDLHGQHVKQAMKLLKMHLLLGSYVPSIQTLRVITGCGSHGFGKSKVKQSTRLIVCTKPRI; translated from the exons ATGAAGCACAAGAGCCAGCagcagaagaggaagaagaagaggtctTCCGGCGGTGGAGCGGCGGCGTCAGACGGGAACAAAAAAGAcgtggaggaagaagagaggaagGACGTTGGAGGAGAATCAGAAAAAGTCGAAAAGCAAAATATCGATTCGTTGATGGAAGCCTTCTGCTCCGTTTCGGTGGAGGAAGCGACGGCTGCTTATAGAGAAGCGGGAGGAGATCTGAACAGAGCAGCGGACGTTTTGTCGAATCTGGTGGATGATGATCCGTCCACGATCTCGGTCGCGAGCGGGTCCTCGGGTCAGGAGACCGGGTCTACCTCTGAGTACGGGGCTGGGTCAAGCTCGAGCTGCGGGGAGGATTTGACGAGAGAGAGGTGGTTTAAGGGAGGGAAGCAGAATAGAGTTATTGCTGCCACGGGGATGGTGTCTTCTGTGATTGCAAAGGATtacttgaagaagaaagagtttCCTTTGGCTGAAAGGTCTTATGAGGTTTGTGGGAACGGGAAGAAAGCTGGGGATAGAGAGAAAGCTGAACAGTTTCTGAGTTCAATGCTTGGAGATGATTGTGAGCTTAGCATGGCTGTTGTTAGAGATGTCCTCT gtcaATGTGGCTACGATGTTGACATG GCCTTGAATGTCTTGCTTGACATGTCTTCTTCATCAACTGATGATTCTCTAAGTGGTAGATGTTCCGGCATAGGATTCAGCGATAGT CAGCCGGCCGAGTCATCATTTGATATTGATACTTCCGAAAGTGAACCAAGTTTCTGGGGAGGCTATAGTCAAAG GGATTACTCGAAAGCTCTCATGAGTTCTGCAGATCCTTTTGCAACTAGCCAAGGAAGTTCTGCAGATCCTTTTGCTACTAGCTACGGAAGTTCTGATTCTGAGCCTTGTCTTCCTCAAAAGGTGTTGGAGTCTCTGTTCAACATTCCCCGGAGTCCTAAACACGAACCAAAGGCGATGAATTGGAGAAATGTCGCAAAGAAAATGCAATCACTTGGTAGCATTGATGGTTCTTCTTCTAGTGGAGAAGGGTCTCAGCCTAATACTTTAG TGAAGGATGATGGATATCATGAACTTAGAAAAGGTGCAAATGACCAGTGGAATGTGACTAAGTCCTACTATCAAAAAGTTAGTTTTACATGTTTCCATATCTCTAGCAATGGTGGACGCCTTAACAAAACACCATCTAATGAATTTGTTACTTGGTCGAAGGCTGCAGAAGCATATTCGAAAGGAGGGAGGGCTCATGCGGCTTACCTTTCTGAGAAG GGGAGAGCAGCATCTAAACTAGCTCAACGGGCAGATGAGAGGGCAAGCAAAGATATATTCGTTGCGAG AAACAAGGGCATAGAGAATGTGATAACCATTGATCTGCATGGTCAGCACGTTAAACAAGCAATGAAGCTCTTGAAGATGCATCTCTTACTCGGATCATATGTCCCTT CCATCCAGACACTACGAGTGATCACAGGATGTGGGTCTCATGGGTTTGGGAAGTCAAAAGTGAAACAATCG ACCCGATTGATTGTGTGCACAAAACCAAGAATCTAG
- the LOC125575062 gene encoding SMR domain-containing protein At5g58720-like isoform X5, with amino-acid sequence MKHKSQQQKRKKKRSSGGGAAASDGNKKDVEEEERKDVGGESEKVEKQNIDSLMEAFCSVSVEEATAAYREAGGDLNRAADVLSNLVDDDPSTISVASGSSGQETGSTSEYGAGSSSSCGEDLTRERWFKGGKQNRVIAATGMVSSVIAKDYLKKKEFPLAERSYEVCGNGKKAGDREKAEQFLSSMLGDDCELSMAVVRDVLCQCGYDVDMALNVLLDMSSSSTDDSLSGRCSGIGFSDSQPAESSFDIDTSESEPSFWGGYSQRDYSKALMSSADPFATSQGSSADPFATSYGSSDSEPCLPQKVLESLFNIPRSPKHEPKAMNWRNVAKKMQSLGSIDGSSSSGEGSQPNTLVKDDGYHELRKGANDQWNVTKSYYQKVSFTCFHISSNGGRLNKTPSNEFVTWSKAAEAYSKGGRAHAAYLSEKGRAASKLAQRADERASKDIFVARNKGIENVITIDLHGQHVKQAMKLLKMHLLLGSYVPSIQTLRVITGCGSHGFGKSKVKQSVTNLLEREGVRYCEENKGTLLIKLEGCSREFSFLDTESDSE; translated from the exons ATGAAGCACAAGAGCCAGCagcagaagaggaagaagaagaggtctTCCGGCGGTGGAGCGGCGGCGTCAGACGGGAACAAAAAAGAcgtggaggaagaagagaggaagGACGTTGGAGGAGAATCAGAAAAAGTCGAAAAGCAAAATATCGATTCGTTGATGGAAGCCTTCTGCTCCGTTTCGGTGGAGGAAGCGACGGCTGCTTATAGAGAAGCGGGAGGAGATCTGAACAGAGCAGCGGACGTTTTGTCGAATCTGGTGGATGATGATCCGTCCACGATCTCGGTCGCGAGCGGGTCCTCGGGTCAGGAGACCGGGTCTACCTCTGAGTACGGGGCTGGGTCAAGCTCGAGCTGCGGGGAGGATTTGACGAGAGAGAGGTGGTTTAAGGGAGGGAAGCAGAATAGAGTTATTGCTGCCACGGGGATGGTGTCTTCTGTGATTGCAAAGGATtacttgaagaagaaagagtttCCTTTGGCTGAAAGGTCTTATGAGGTTTGTGGGAACGGGAAGAAAGCTGGGGATAGAGAGAAAGCTGAACAGTTTCTGAGTTCAATGCTTGGAGATGATTGTGAGCTTAGCATGGCTGTTGTTAGAGATGTCCTCT gtcaATGTGGCTACGATGTTGACATG GCCTTGAATGTCTTGCTTGACATGTCTTCTTCATCAACTGATGATTCTCTAAGTGGTAGATGTTCCGGCATAGGATTCAGCGATAGT CAGCCGGCCGAGTCATCATTTGATATTGATACTTCCGAAAGTGAACCAAGTTTCTGGGGAGGCTATAGTCAAAG GGATTACTCGAAAGCTCTCATGAGTTCTGCAGATCCTTTTGCAACTAGCCAAGGAAGTTCTGCAGATCCTTTTGCTACTAGCTACGGAAGTTCTGATTCTGAGCCTTGTCTTCCTCAAAAGGTGTTGGAGTCTCTGTTCAACATTCCCCGGAGTCCTAAACACGAACCAAAGGCGATGAATTGGAGAAATGTCGCAAAGAAAATGCAATCACTTGGTAGCATTGATGGTTCTTCTTCTAGTGGAGAAGGGTCTCAGCCTAATACTTTAG TGAAGGATGATGGATATCATGAACTTAGAAAAGGTGCAAATGACCAGTGGAATGTGACTAAGTCCTACTATCAAAAAGTTAGTTTTACATGTTTCCATATCTCTAGCAATGGTGGACGCCTTAACAAAACACCATCTAATGAATTTGTTACTTGGTCGAAGGCTGCAGAAGCATATTCGAAAGGAGGGAGGGCTCATGCGGCTTACCTTTCTGAGAAG GGGAGAGCAGCATCTAAACTAGCTCAACGGGCAGATGAGAGGGCAAGCAAAGATATATTCGTTGCGAG AAACAAGGGCATAGAGAATGTGATAACCATTGATCTGCATGGTCAGCACGTTAAACAAGCAATGAAGCTCTTGAAGATGCATCTCTTACTCGGATCATATGTCCCTT CCATCCAGACACTACGAGTGATCACAGGATGTGGGTCTCATGGGTTTGGGAAGTCAAAAGTGAAACAATCG GTGACAAACCTGCTAGAAAGGGAAGGAGTTAGGTATTGTGAAGAGAACAAAGGGACATTGCTGATCAAGCTTGAGGGATGTAGTAGAGAGTTCAGTTTCTTAGACACAGAGAGTGACTCTGAGTaa
- the LOC125575062 gene encoding SMR domain-containing protein At5g58720-like isoform X1: MKHKSQQQKRKKKRSSGGGAAASDGNKKDVEEEERKDVGGESEKVEKQNIDSLMEAFCSVSVEEATAAYREAGGDLNRAADVLSNLVDDDPSTISVASGSSGQETGSTSEYGAGSSSSCGEDLTRERWFKGGKQNRVIAATGMVSSVIAKDYLKKKEFPLAERSYEVCGNGKKAGDREKAEQFLSSMLGDDCELSMAVVRDVLCQCGYDVDMALNVLLDMSSSSTDDSLSGRCSGIGFSDSQPAESSFDIDTSESEPSFWGGYSQRDYSKALMSSADPFATSQGSSADPFATSYGSSDSEPCLPQKVLESLFNIPRSPKHEPKAMNWRNVAKKMQSLGSIDGSSSSGEGSQPNTLVKDDGYHELRKGANDQWNVTKSYYQKVSFTCFHISSNGGRLNKTPSNEFVTWSKAAEAYSKGGRAHAAYLSEKGRAASKLAQRADERASKDIFVARLAVLRHYGSNADTLSPFILLWTKPSLHLYKCRNKGIENVITIDLHGQHVKQAMKLLKMHLLLGSYVPSIQTLRVITGCGSHGFGKSKVKQSVTNLLEREGVRYCEENKGTLLIKLEGCSREFSFLDTESDSE, from the exons ATGAAGCACAAGAGCCAGCagcagaagaggaagaagaagaggtctTCCGGCGGTGGAGCGGCGGCGTCAGACGGGAACAAAAAAGAcgtggaggaagaagagaggaagGACGTTGGAGGAGAATCAGAAAAAGTCGAAAAGCAAAATATCGATTCGTTGATGGAAGCCTTCTGCTCCGTTTCGGTGGAGGAAGCGACGGCTGCTTATAGAGAAGCGGGAGGAGATCTGAACAGAGCAGCGGACGTTTTGTCGAATCTGGTGGATGATGATCCGTCCACGATCTCGGTCGCGAGCGGGTCCTCGGGTCAGGAGACCGGGTCTACCTCTGAGTACGGGGCTGGGTCAAGCTCGAGCTGCGGGGAGGATTTGACGAGAGAGAGGTGGTTTAAGGGAGGGAAGCAGAATAGAGTTATTGCTGCCACGGGGATGGTGTCTTCTGTGATTGCAAAGGATtacttgaagaagaaagagtttCCTTTGGCTGAAAGGTCTTATGAGGTTTGTGGGAACGGGAAGAAAGCTGGGGATAGAGAGAAAGCTGAACAGTTTCTGAGTTCAATGCTTGGAGATGATTGTGAGCTTAGCATGGCTGTTGTTAGAGATGTCCTCT gtcaATGTGGCTACGATGTTGACATG GCCTTGAATGTCTTGCTTGACATGTCTTCTTCATCAACTGATGATTCTCTAAGTGGTAGATGTTCCGGCATAGGATTCAGCGATAGT CAGCCGGCCGAGTCATCATTTGATATTGATACTTCCGAAAGTGAACCAAGTTTCTGGGGAGGCTATAGTCAAAG GGATTACTCGAAAGCTCTCATGAGTTCTGCAGATCCTTTTGCAACTAGCCAAGGAAGTTCTGCAGATCCTTTTGCTACTAGCTACGGAAGTTCTGATTCTGAGCCTTGTCTTCCTCAAAAGGTGTTGGAGTCTCTGTTCAACATTCCCCGGAGTCCTAAACACGAACCAAAGGCGATGAATTGGAGAAATGTCGCAAAGAAAATGCAATCACTTGGTAGCATTGATGGTTCTTCTTCTAGTGGAGAAGGGTCTCAGCCTAATACTTTAG TGAAGGATGATGGATATCATGAACTTAGAAAAGGTGCAAATGACCAGTGGAATGTGACTAAGTCCTACTATCAAAAAGTTAGTTTTACATGTTTCCATATCTCTAGCAATGGTGGACGCCTTAACAAAACACCATCTAATGAATTTGTTACTTGGTCGAAGGCTGCAGAAGCATATTCGAAAGGAGGGAGGGCTCATGCGGCTTACCTTTCTGAGAAG GGGAGAGCAGCATCTAAACTAGCTCAACGGGCAGATGAGAGGGCAAGCAAAGATATATTCGTTGCGAGGTTAGCTGTTTTAAGGCATTATGGGAGTAATGCTGATACGCTTTCACCTTTCATCTTGTTGTGGACTAAGCCATCGTTGCATCTATATAAATGCAGAAACAAGGGCATAGAGAATGTGATAACCATTGATCTGCATGGTCAGCACGTTAAACAAGCAATGAAGCTCTTGAAGATGCATCTCTTACTCGGATCATATGTCCCTT CCATCCAGACACTACGAGTGATCACAGGATGTGGGTCTCATGGGTTTGGGAAGTCAAAAGTGAAACAATCG GTGACAAACCTGCTAGAAAGGGAAGGAGTTAGGTATTGTGAAGAGAACAAAGGGACATTGCTGATCAAGCTTGAGGGATGTAGTAGAGAGTTCAGTTTCTTAGACACAGAGAGTGACTCTGAGTaa
- the LOC125575062 gene encoding SMR domain-containing protein At5g58720-like isoform X3 encodes MKHKSQQQKRKKKRSSGGGAAASDGNKKDVEEEERKDVGGESEKVEKQNIDSLMEAFCSVSVEEATAAYREAGGDLNRAADVLSNLVDDDPSTISVASGSSGQETGSTSEYGAGSSSSCGEDLTRERWFKGGKQNRVIAATGMVSSVIAKDYLKKKEFPLAERSYEVCGNGKKAGDREKAEQFLSSMLGDDCELSMAVVRDVLCQCGYDVDMALNVLLDMSSSSTDDSLSGRCSGIGFSDSQPAESSFDIDTSESEPSFWGGYSQRDYSKALMSSADPFATSQGSSADPFATSYGSSDSEPCLPQKVLESLFNIPRSPKHEPKAMNWRNVAKKMQSLGSIDGSSSSGEGSQPNTLVKDDGYHELRKGANDQWNVTKSYYQKAAEAYSKGGRAHAAYLSEKGRAASKLAQRADERASKDIFVARLAVLRHYGSNADTLSPFILLWTKPSLHLYKCRNKGIENVITIDLHGQHVKQAMKLLKMHLLLGSYVPSIQTLRVITGCGSHGFGKSKVKQSVTNLLEREGVRYCEENKGTLLIKLEGCSREFSFLDTESDSE; translated from the exons ATGAAGCACAAGAGCCAGCagcagaagaggaagaagaagaggtctTCCGGCGGTGGAGCGGCGGCGTCAGACGGGAACAAAAAAGAcgtggaggaagaagagaggaagGACGTTGGAGGAGAATCAGAAAAAGTCGAAAAGCAAAATATCGATTCGTTGATGGAAGCCTTCTGCTCCGTTTCGGTGGAGGAAGCGACGGCTGCTTATAGAGAAGCGGGAGGAGATCTGAACAGAGCAGCGGACGTTTTGTCGAATCTGGTGGATGATGATCCGTCCACGATCTCGGTCGCGAGCGGGTCCTCGGGTCAGGAGACCGGGTCTACCTCTGAGTACGGGGCTGGGTCAAGCTCGAGCTGCGGGGAGGATTTGACGAGAGAGAGGTGGTTTAAGGGAGGGAAGCAGAATAGAGTTATTGCTGCCACGGGGATGGTGTCTTCTGTGATTGCAAAGGATtacttgaagaagaaagagtttCCTTTGGCTGAAAGGTCTTATGAGGTTTGTGGGAACGGGAAGAAAGCTGGGGATAGAGAGAAAGCTGAACAGTTTCTGAGTTCAATGCTTGGAGATGATTGTGAGCTTAGCATGGCTGTTGTTAGAGATGTCCTCT gtcaATGTGGCTACGATGTTGACATG GCCTTGAATGTCTTGCTTGACATGTCTTCTTCATCAACTGATGATTCTCTAAGTGGTAGATGTTCCGGCATAGGATTCAGCGATAGT CAGCCGGCCGAGTCATCATTTGATATTGATACTTCCGAAAGTGAACCAAGTTTCTGGGGAGGCTATAGTCAAAG GGATTACTCGAAAGCTCTCATGAGTTCTGCAGATCCTTTTGCAACTAGCCAAGGAAGTTCTGCAGATCCTTTTGCTACTAGCTACGGAAGTTCTGATTCTGAGCCTTGTCTTCCTCAAAAGGTGTTGGAGTCTCTGTTCAACATTCCCCGGAGTCCTAAACACGAACCAAAGGCGATGAATTGGAGAAATGTCGCAAAGAAAATGCAATCACTTGGTAGCATTGATGGTTCTTCTTCTAGTGGAGAAGGGTCTCAGCCTAATACTTTAG TGAAGGATGATGGATATCATGAACTTAGAAAAGGTGCAAATGACCAGTGGAATGTGACTAAGTCCTACTATCAAAAA GCTGCAGAAGCATATTCGAAAGGAGGGAGGGCTCATGCGGCTTACCTTTCTGAGAAG GGGAGAGCAGCATCTAAACTAGCTCAACGGGCAGATGAGAGGGCAAGCAAAGATATATTCGTTGCGAGGTTAGCTGTTTTAAGGCATTATGGGAGTAATGCTGATACGCTTTCACCTTTCATCTTGTTGTGGACTAAGCCATCGTTGCATCTATATAAATGCAGAAACAAGGGCATAGAGAATGTGATAACCATTGATCTGCATGGTCAGCACGTTAAACAAGCAATGAAGCTCTTGAAGATGCATCTCTTACTCGGATCATATGTCCCTT CCATCCAGACACTACGAGTGATCACAGGATGTGGGTCTCATGGGTTTGGGAAGTCAAAAGTGAAACAATCG GTGACAAACCTGCTAGAAAGGGAAGGAGTTAGGTATTGTGAAGAGAACAAAGGGACATTGCTGATCAAGCTTGAGGGATGTAGTAGAGAGTTCAGTTTCTTAGACACAGAGAGTGACTCTGAGTaa